In Thermodesulfobacteriota bacterium, the genomic stretch ATGCAGATGATGTGGTCGTGGTGGCCGTCCTCGGGCAGGTTCTCGTATCTTGTCTGCCCGTCCCCGAACTGCCTTGATATGGCGAGGCCGCACTCGGTAAGGAGCTTCATGGTCCTGTACACGGTGGCATAGCCGATGTTCGGGGTCTTCCTTTTTACCTTCTTCAGCAGCTCGTCGAGGGAGATGTGGGTGTTGGTCCTGAAAAAGGTATCGGCGATGAAGTCCCTCTGGGACGTGGACTTGAGCCCCTTTGCCTCGATGTACGACTTGAGGATATCCATTTTGCTTTCAGGCTGCATAACCCACGCACCTTGGGAGGATCGATCGGGAGGTACAAATGAAATGGAGCGGGAGACGGGTCTCG encodes the following:
- a CDS encoding Fur family transcriptional regulator encodes the protein MDILKSYIEAKGLKSTSQRDFIADTFFRTNTHISLDELLKKVKRKTPNIGYATVYRTMKLLTECGLAISRQFGDGQTRYENLPEDGHHDHIICIKCSRIAEFHNQKIEQLQAETAKKLGFTVVNHKLELYGYCPDCA